The Zingiber officinale cultivar Zhangliang chromosome 9A, Zo_v1.1, whole genome shotgun sequence genome window below encodes:
- the LOC122019000 gene encoding uncharacterized protein LOC122019000, translating to MRNEIKQLTQRLENSEKHQKMQDSQIAQIAQYVSRAQGTFPGKPDLNPVEHCNHIELRSGRTVGDSQIITQKEPSLLLPNQTQNKDREEATKKIEETFQATPQNQTIPFPQKLIASQKDEEFNRFLKNIKEICIEVPLMDALHQMLKFVNFLKGILSNRRQKGDFETVALTKNCSALLMENSPPKLQDPGSFSIPCKIGSELIPRAFCDLGASVSLLPYTLCKKLGLQNIKLTTMALQLVDHSCRYPMGILEDIPVEVGGCIVLTDFIILDMEEDPKIPIILGRPFLATVGAIIDVKSHRLSLEIGREKIEFNLSDSSICNPSSQGNSLKINIHEVEECNFHESSPLVSTTKYICPAREKLKAQAGALTPRGEPSFHGFSPH from the coding sequence ATGAGGAATGAGATCAAACAACTGACTCAGAGGCTGGAAAACTCTGAAAAACACCAGAAGATGCAAGACAGTCAGATAGCTCAGATAGCTCAGTACGTCTCAAGAGCACAGGGTACATTCCCAGGGAAGCCAGACTTAAATCCAGTGGAACATTGCAATCACATTGAGCTGAGGAGCGGACGTACTGTGGGAGACTCTCAAATCATTACTCAGAAGGAGCCCTCTCTCCTATTGCCCAATCAGACTCAAAATAAGGATAGAGAAGAGGCTACTAAAAAGATTGAAGAAACTTTTCAAGCTACCCCACAGAATCAGACGATCCCTTTTCCTCAGAAGCTTATAGCATCCCAGAAAGATGAAGAGTTTAACCGCTTCCTGAAGAACATCAAAGAAATCTgcatagaagtaccactgatGGATGCGCTGCACCAAATGTTGAAGTTCGTAAATTTTTTAAAGGGAATATTATCTAATAGAAGGCAGAAGGGTGACTTCGAGACTGTAGCATTAACAAAGAATTGTAGCGCCCTCCTTATGGAGAATTCTCCACCAAAGCTTCAGGATCCAGGAAGTTTCTCCATACCATGCAAAATTGGTTCCGAACTTATACCGAGAGCTTTCTGCGACTTGGGGGCCAGCGTCAGCCTACTTCCGTACACTTTATGCAAGAAGCTGGGCCTCCAGAACATTAAATTGACCACTATGGCACTGCAATTAgttgaccattcatgtagatacccaatggggATATTGGAAGATATACCAGTTGAAGTAGGTGGATGCATAGTTCTCACagatttcattatcttggatatggaggaagaccCTAAGATACCGAttatccttggaagaccattccttgccacagtTGGAGCCATCATTGATGTAAAAAGTCACaggttatccttggagatcggcaGAGAAAAGATTGAGTTTAATTTATCAGATTCCTCCATCTGCAacccctcttctcagggaaattctCTCAAGATCAACATACACGAAGTCGAGGAGTGCAATTTCCATGAGAGTTCCCCTCTAGTAAGCACCACGAAGTACATTTGTCCTGCGCGAGAGAAACTGAAGGCGCAGGCTGGAGCATTAACCCCAAGAGGAGAGCCGTCCTTCCACGGGTTTAGTCCGCATTAA